The following proteins come from a genomic window of Flavobacterium crocinum:
- a CDS encoding HipA N-terminal domain-containing protein: MRKAIVYVHGVRAGELVEEENGSYLFEYDNDYSAEPVSLTMPVAHKKYSFSNFPPFFEGLLPEGIMLEGLLKINKIDTKDYFSQLIATGSDLVGAVTVKEVDNE; encoded by the coding sequence ATGAGAAAAGCAATTGTTTATGTACATGGTGTAAGAGCTGGCGAGCTTGTAGAAGAAGAAAATGGCAGCTATCTATTTGAGTATGATAATGATTATTCAGCAGAACCAGTTTCACTTACAATGCCAGTTGCTCATAAAAAATATTCTTTCTCAAATTTTCCACCATTTTTTGAAGGATTACTCCCAGAAGGAATAATGCTGGAGGGACTTTTAAAAATAAATAAAATAGACACAAAAGATTATTTTTCGCAGCTTATTGCAACGGGAAGTGATTTAGTTGGAGCGGTAACGGTTAAAGAAGTTGATAATGAATAG
- a CDS encoding glycoside hydrolase family 2 protein has translation MKKIVMLCCTFLLMGKAIAQEVPLVSNIAARNNITLNGKWSYIVDPLENGYYDYRLMPFKNNGFFENKKWNTTDLTEYNFATSATMDIPSDWNSKDERLFFYEGTVWFQKDFNYKKDTKTKGILHFGAVNYDAKVYVNGKLAGTHVGGYTPFNFDVTNLLVDGNNFVVVKVDNKRHKDNVPTVNMDWWNYGGITRDVTLAQVPNTYVEDYLVQLDKKEKGKISGWIKLNDETANQSVSVSIPELKIKKSVTTDAKGMAYFEIKSNPVLWTPEKPKLYEVTISKADENIVDQIGFRTIETKGKEILLNGKKVFLRGISIHEEAPFRSGRGWSEDDAITLLNWAKELGCNYVRLAHYPHNENMVRQAEKMGIMIWSEVPVYWTISWTNPDTYANAERQLHDMIYRDKNRCGIVIWSIANETPHSDERDIFLSKLAKYARTQDNTRLISMAMEVTKSPNNVNTLHDNMNEFVDIVSFNQYLGWYRGTNESCKDMQWVIPYNKPVIISEFGGEALQGLHGDKKERWNEEYQEELYIQNTQMFNRIEGLAGVSPWILVDFRSPRRQLPNIQDFFNRKGLISDQGIKKKAFYVMKNWYAQKEKEYK, from the coding sequence ATGAAAAAAATTGTAATGCTGTGTTGTACTTTTCTACTGATGGGAAAAGCCATAGCACAGGAAGTTCCATTAGTTTCCAATATTGCCGCCCGAAACAATATTACCTTAAACGGAAAATGGAGTTATATCGTAGATCCGCTGGAAAATGGATATTACGATTACCGCTTAATGCCTTTTAAAAACAACGGATTTTTCGAAAATAAAAAATGGAATACCACAGATTTAACGGAATATAATTTCGCGACTTCTGCGACAATGGATATTCCGTCTGATTGGAATTCGAAAGACGAAAGATTGTTTTTTTATGAAGGAACGGTTTGGTTTCAGAAAGACTTTAATTATAAAAAAGACACTAAAACCAAAGGGATTCTTCATTTTGGAGCAGTCAATTACGATGCGAAAGTGTATGTAAACGGAAAACTGGCAGGAACGCATGTTGGTGGTTATACGCCTTTCAATTTTGATGTAACTAATTTATTGGTGGACGGAAACAATTTTGTTGTAGTTAAAGTAGATAACAAACGTCATAAAGACAATGTTCCAACGGTAAACATGGACTGGTGGAATTATGGCGGAATCACAAGAGACGTAACTTTAGCTCAGGTTCCAAATACTTATGTCGAAGATTATTTGGTTCAATTGGATAAAAAAGAAAAAGGAAAGATTTCCGGCTGGATAAAACTGAATGATGAAACAGCAAATCAGTCGGTTTCAGTTTCGATTCCGGAATTAAAAATCAAAAAAAGCGTTACTACAGATGCAAAAGGAATGGCGTATTTTGAGATTAAATCCAATCCGGTTTTATGGACACCTGAAAAACCAAAATTGTATGAAGTAACGATTTCTAAAGCAGATGAAAACATTGTAGATCAAATTGGTTTTAGAACCATTGAAACCAAAGGAAAAGAAATTCTGTTAAACGGCAAAAAAGTCTTTTTGAGAGGAATCAGTATTCATGAAGAAGCGCCATTCAGATCGGGAAGAGGCTGGTCAGAGGACGATGCCATTACTTTATTAAATTGGGCAAAAGAGTTAGGTTGTAATTATGTTCGCTTAGCACATTATCCGCATAATGAAAACATGGTAAGACAAGCCGAAAAAATGGGAATTATGATTTGGTCTGAAGTTCCGGTTTACTGGACGATTTCCTGGACAAATCCGGATACCTATGCCAATGCAGAACGCCAATTGCACGACATGATTTACAGAGATAAAAACCGTTGCGGAATCGTGATTTGGTCTATCGCCAATGAAACACCACATAGTGATGAAAGAGATATTTTCCTGAGTAAATTGGCAAAATATGCCCGTACACAAGACAATACACGTTTAATAAGTATGGCGATGGAAGTAACCAAAAGTCCGAACAATGTAAATACACTTCATGATAATATGAATGAGTTTGTAGATATCGTAAGTTTCAATCAATATTTAGGCTGGTACAGAGGAACAAACGAATCGTGTAAAGATATGCAATGGGTAATTCCATACAACAAACCTGTAATTATCAGCGAATTTGGAGGCGAAGCTTTACAAGGTCTGCATGGAGATAAAAAAGAGCGCTGGAACGAAGAATATCAGGAAGAATTGTACATTCAAAACACACAAATGTTCAATCGTATTGAAGGTTTGGCAGGAGTTTCGCCTTGGATTTTAGTTGACTTTAGATCTCCCAGAAGACAATTGCCAAACATTCAGGATTTCTTTAATCGTAAAGGATTAATCTCCGATCAGGGAATTAAAAAGAAAGCTTTTTATGTGATGAAAAATTGGTATGCACAAAAAGAAAAAGAATATAAGTAA
- a CDS encoding PKD domain-containing protein yields MTIKLNHIPRLKYFLLVLFVGLLSCEDDVREVYLYKKGELNATSTNTAIQGGETVTYTDSSTKVRAIKWTFQGGSPGASIEPNVEVKYTKAGTFTTTLEITFVDNTIQKKTFTVEVEAPPTPPIVIPADALKIYSENPDFTKTAPVLNWVSSNQFVIKEVATDGYEGAYRNFSLPATPPAAEAKWAMAILSFVNFTDISSYTYINMAVRTTSTGKIRFRMKDASNTGYVEFDATSNLYGLKRDGSWNMVKIPIAEYKKQNPALDLTKIKDILVLRSVDPEDVRALNNYTFDFDHIYLSK; encoded by the coding sequence ATGACCATAAAACTAAACCATATACCGAGATTAAAATATTTCCTTTTAGTGCTTTTTGTAGGTTTGCTTTCCTGCGAAGACGATGTACGCGAAGTATATCTTTATAAAAAAGGAGAATTAAATGCGACTTCAACAAATACAGCTATTCAAGGAGGAGAAACAGTAACCTATACCGATTCGTCAACAAAAGTACGTGCCATAAAATGGACTTTTCAAGGCGGTTCGCCAGGAGCTTCAATTGAACCGAATGTTGAAGTAAAATATACCAAAGCAGGAACTTTTACAACTACTTTAGAAATCACTTTCGTAGATAACACCATTCAAAAGAAAACTTTTACAGTTGAGGTAGAAGCACCACCTACGCCGCCAATTGTTATCCCAGCCGATGCCCTTAAAATCTACTCTGAAAATCCTGATTTTACAAAAACGGCTCCTGTTTTAAACTGGGTTTCAAGCAATCAGTTTGTAATTAAAGAAGTAGCAACAGATGGATATGAAGGCGCTTACAGAAACTTTTCTCTTCCGGCAACACCACCTGCTGCAGAAGCGAAATGGGCAATGGCAATTCTATCATTTGTCAATTTCACTGATATTTCATCGTACACTTATATCAATATGGCCGTAAGAACAACCAGCACCGGAAAAATCAGATTTAGAATGAAAGATGCTTCTAACACTGGTTATGTTGAATTTGATGCAACAAGTAATCTGTACGGATTGAAAAGAGACGGAAGCTGGAACATGGTTAAAATTCCAATTGCAGAATACAAAAAGCAAAATCCGGCATTAGATTTAACTAAAATCAAAGACATTTTGGTTTTGAGAAGTGTTGATCCAGAAGATGTAAGAGCATTAAACAACTATACGTTTGATTTCGATCACATTTATTTATCTAAATAA
- a CDS encoding DUF6624 domain-containing protein, whose product MNYQEIAEKIIELKNADFELREKLIQNGKLSAGYNAEMEKLHNKNASELEDIINQIGYPSIDKVGEEASQSAWIIIQHAIGQPDFMRKCASELEKAVNGDKADPINLAYLSDRIAVFEGKPQVYGTQFDWDVNGEMSPNFFDDLTKVNERRKQIGFNTLEEQIGIMRKRVKDENRLPPIDFEKRKLEMEEWRKKTGWIK is encoded by the coding sequence ATGAATTATCAAGAAATAGCTGAAAAAATAATCGAACTCAAAAATGCCGATTTTGAATTGAGGGAAAAACTCATTCAAAACGGAAAGCTTTCAGCAGGATATAACGCAGAAATGGAAAAACTGCACAATAAAAATGCAAGTGAATTAGAAGATATAATAAACCAAATTGGTTATCCATCAATTGATAAAGTTGGGGAAGAAGCCAGTCAAAGTGCGTGGATTATAATTCAGCATGCCATTGGACAACCGGACTTTATGCGAAAATGTGCTTCAGAATTAGAAAAAGCTGTAAATGGAGATAAGGCAGATCCAATAAATCTTGCTTATCTGTCAGATAGAATTGCTGTTTTTGAAGGGAAACCTCAGGTGTACGGAACCCAATTTGACTGGGATGTAAACGGTGAAATGAGCCCGAATTTCTTTGATGATCTGACGAAAGTAAATGAAAGAAGAAAACAAATTGGTTTCAATACTTTGGAAGAACAAATCGGAATTATGAGAAAAAGAGTTAAAGATGAAAATCGGTTGCCACCAATAGATTTTGAAAAAAGAAAACTTGAAATGGAGGAATGGCGAAAAAAGACTGGTTGGATAAAATAG
- a CDS encoding HipA domain-containing protein, translated as MNRCPITYELCGDELYSIKGLKLLSPKLTSFHNLPFSASEQRQEAVNRASKLSIQGVQPKLSAVLSIKKQQFEIVDQFGNFIIKPQSDIFPELPENEDLTMRMAKVYGIEVPLHGLVYSKDHSKSYFIKRFDRYSKGRKFATEDFAQLTGSSRDTKYNFTMEKIVKVLDDFCTFPSIEKAELFKRVLFCFVTGNEDMHLKNFSLITKSGKTTLAPAYDFLNSSIAIKNPQEEMALKLKGKKSNFKATDLIDYFAKERLGLSDKVIDQIMKRMFENAEKWNDLIEISFLSEDMKEKYFKLLRERIGRF; from the coding sequence ATGAATAGATGTCCCATCACATATGAACTGTGTGGAGATGAACTATACAGTATTAAAGGATTAAAACTGCTGTCTCCTAAATTAACTTCTTTTCATAATCTTCCTTTTTCTGCTTCTGAACAAAGACAAGAAGCGGTAAATAGAGCTAGTAAATTATCTATTCAAGGGGTTCAGCCTAAGTTAAGTGCTGTTTTATCAATTAAAAAACAACAATTCGAAATCGTAGATCAGTTTGGCAATTTCATTATAAAACCTCAAAGCGATATTTTTCCTGAGTTGCCCGAAAATGAAGACCTTACCATGCGAATGGCAAAAGTCTACGGAATCGAAGTACCGCTTCATGGATTGGTTTATTCTAAAGACCATTCAAAATCGTATTTTATAAAAAGATTTGATCGTTACAGTAAAGGAAGAAAATTTGCTACAGAAGATTTTGCACAGTTAACAGGAAGTTCCAGAGATACAAAATATAATTTTACGATGGAGAAAATTGTAAAAGTTTTGGATGATTTCTGCACATTTCCTTCCATTGAAAAAGCAGAACTTTTTAAAAGAGTATTATTTTGTTTTGTGACGGGCAATGAAGATATGCACCTGAAAAATTTTTCACTGATTACAAAATCAGGAAAAACAACTTTAGCACCTGCTTATGATTTTCTAAACTCTTCTATTGCGATAAAAAATCCTCAGGAAGAAATGGCTCTAAAATTAAAAGGCAAAAAAAGTAATTTTAAAGCCACTGATTTGATTGATTATTTTGCCAAAGAAAGATTAGGACTTAGTGATAAAGTTATCGATCAGATCATGAAGAGAATGTTTGAAAATGCAGAGAAATGGAACGATCTGATTGAGATTTCATTTTTATCTGAAGATATGAAAGAGAAGTATTTTAAATTGCTGAGAGAACGCATTGGAAGATTTTAA
- a CDS encoding helix-turn-helix domain-containing protein: protein MNDFNLGQLIREHRKTAGLTQLELANLAGIGKTTVFDVEKNKESVRWDSLKAILNVLNIDVQFSSPLKK, encoded by the coding sequence ATGAATGATTTTAATTTAGGCCAATTAATTAGAGAACATCGTAAAACTGCAGGATTAACACAGCTTGAATTAGCCAATTTAGCTGGTATAGGGAAAACGACGGTATTTGATGTTGAAAAAAATAAGGAATCTGTTAGATGGGATAGTCTAAAAGCAATTCTAAATGTTTTGAATATTGACGTGCAATTTAGTAGCCCACTAAAAAAATAA